A region from the Streptosporangium sp. NBC_01756 genome encodes:
- a CDS encoding DegT/DnrJ/EryC1/StrS family aminotransferase, whose translation MKLAIDGGTPVRSAPWPSWPPPLSPAQRELVGEVLESGNWGATQGSRCAELAAAFAARSAVSYGTAVGNATLGLFAALRGLGVGPGDEVIVPAYTFVASATSVLLTGATPVIVDVDPVDLHLSVPAVEAAITPRTAAIMPVHLAGSPADMDGLTASAVRHGLAVVEDSAQAHGAAYRGRPVGGLGDAGVFSFQSSKAMTAGEGGMIVCRDEDVHSRIWSVCNLGRRIGGQWYGHPEVGWNLRLTEIQAALLLPWLDRLEEEIARRNAFCVAVERELARLPVLPAAGSGDGGPPVTVVPQPPGTTLDSRHLLMLRVNAPVDREFLLAAMAAEGVPLEGGYPPLGTMAALTDAGARVEPCPSAEAASRTVVWLRQSMLMDDPAGASDVAEALARVLARRG comes from the coding sequence ATGAAACTCGCCATCGACGGGGGAACCCCCGTCCGCTCCGCGCCCTGGCCGTCCTGGCCGCCTCCGCTCTCTCCCGCGCAGCGCGAGCTGGTCGGCGAAGTGCTGGAGAGCGGAAACTGGGGAGCCACCCAGGGATCCCGCTGCGCCGAGCTTGCGGCGGCGTTCGCGGCCCGGTCCGCCGTGTCGTACGGCACGGCGGTCGGGAACGCCACCCTGGGGCTGTTCGCCGCGCTGCGCGGTCTCGGCGTGGGGCCGGGGGACGAGGTGATCGTCCCGGCGTACACCTTCGTGGCCTCGGCCACCTCGGTACTGCTGACCGGGGCGACCCCGGTGATCGTCGACGTCGACCCGGTGGACCTGCACCTGTCCGTGCCGGCCGTCGAGGCGGCGATCACCCCGAGGACGGCCGCGATCATGCCGGTCCACCTCGCGGGCAGCCCGGCGGACATGGACGGCCTGACCGCGTCGGCCGTACGGCACGGCCTGGCGGTCGTGGAGGACAGCGCACAGGCGCACGGCGCCGCCTACCGGGGCCGCCCGGTCGGCGGCCTGGGTGACGCGGGGGTGTTCAGCTTCCAGTCGAGCAAGGCCATGACCGCGGGAGAGGGGGGCATGATCGTCTGCCGGGACGAGGACGTCCACTCCCGCATCTGGTCGGTGTGCAACCTCGGGCGGCGGATCGGCGGTCAGTGGTACGGCCATCCCGAGGTCGGCTGGAACCTGCGGCTGACCGAGATCCAGGCGGCCCTGCTGCTGCCCTGGCTGGACCGGCTGGAAGAGGAGATCGCGCGGCGGAACGCGTTCTGCGTGGCGGTGGAGCGCGAGCTCGCCCGCCTTCCGGTGCTCCCGGCGGCCGGGTCCGGAGACGGCGGGCCTCCGGTGACCGTGGTGCCGCAGCCGCCCGGGACCACCCTGGACTCCCGGCATCTGCTCATGCTGCGGGTGAACGCCCCCGTCGACCGGGAGTTCCTGCTGGCCGCGATGGCGGCCGAGGGGGTGCCGCTGGAGGGCGGCTATCCGCCGCTCGGCACGATGGCGGCCCTGACGGACGCGGGCGCCCGGGTCGAGCCCTGCCCGTCGGCCGAGGCCGCCTCGCGGACGGTGGTCTGGCTGCGCCAGTCGATGCTGATGGACGATCCGGCCGGCGCCTCCGACGTCGCCGAGGCGCTGGCCAGGGTGCTGGCCCGCCGGGGCTGA
- a CDS encoding amidohydrolase family protein, which yields MPKLTDLSVVDAWRLVGPVPFDDLPADPRPDMDRLGIEAACVTHTLSLYSDPSAGNEALFALDDPRLIPVPVVVPGVPGASAPATLDEVLAWDVRFVRLCPERHRFELTGPVALRWLEAMAGRDLTVAVDLEETSPERLRTLAAALPHLRVLLLNPGYRRLRAVAELMAELPNLWLEIGTVNTQRGVEWLAERYGADRLVFGTGAPVLDDCGPRFLLDHLDLTPAEVALIASGTLRRLL from the coding sequence GTGCCGAAATTGACGGATCTGTCGGTGGTCGACGCCTGGCGCCTGGTCGGGCCCGTGCCGTTCGACGATCTCCCCGCCGATCCCCGGCCGGACATGGACCGGCTGGGGATCGAGGCGGCCTGCGTCACCCACACCCTCAGCCTTTACTCCGACCCGTCGGCCGGGAACGAGGCGCTGTTCGCCCTCGACGATCCCCGGCTGATCCCGGTGCCGGTGGTGGTCCCCGGGGTGCCGGGGGCGAGCGCTCCGGCGACCCTGGACGAGGTGCTCGCCTGGGACGTCAGGTTCGTGCGACTCTGCCCGGAAAGGCATAGGTTCGAGCTGACCGGCCCCGTCGCGCTGCGCTGGCTGGAGGCGATGGCCGGGCGCGACCTGACGGTGGCCGTCGACCTGGAGGAGACCTCGCCCGAGCGGCTCCGCACCCTGGCCGCCGCGCTCCCGCACCTGCGCGTGCTCCTGCTCAATCCCGGTTACCGGCGGCTGCGCGCGGTCGCCGAGCTGATGGCCGAGCTGCCGAACCTCTGGCTGGAGATCGGCACGGTCAACACCCAGCGCGGGGTCGAGTGGCTGGCCGAGCGGTACGGCGCGGACCGGCTGGTGTTCGGCACCGGCGCGCCGGTGCTCGACGACTGCGGGCCCCGGTTCCTCCTCGACCATCTCGACCTCACGCCCGCCGAGGTGGCGCTGATCGCCTCGGGCACCCTGCGGAGGCTGCTGTGA
- a CDS encoding Gfo/Idh/MocA family protein: MRIAFAGLATSHPFTDARTVARRAELVVWEDDAARLARFTEEHPAATVVSSLKELLAAEPDGVVLTVPTPRTAEALGPVLETGAPCFVNKPAAATREGLRELDALIAPVAGRVMSGSVLRFAPGFVGYRVDPARVLAVRATVRHDVGIWATGYNPWQDDPAEGGGTMVTMGIHGVELLVALLGPDVRLVGAAGATRHYGPLRSEDTGVMALQWGNGIPGTVEILGVSEEESYTVTVHTRDAAETVVLRGGDDVLRALGYEGTIEAFLAMVGGAPSPVPWEQTRAILDVLISARETASPS; encoded by the coding sequence GTGCGCATCGCATTCGCCGGACTGGCCACCAGCCACCCCTTCACCGACGCCCGCACCGTCGCCCGCCGTGCCGAGCTGGTGGTGTGGGAGGACGACGCCGCGCGGCTGGCGCGTTTCACCGAGGAACACCCGGCGGCCACCGTGGTCTCCAGCCTGAAGGAGCTCCTGGCGGCGGAGCCCGACGGCGTCGTCCTCACGGTGCCCACGCCGCGGACGGCGGAGGCGCTGGGACCGGTGCTGGAGACGGGGGCGCCCTGTTTCGTCAACAAGCCGGCCGCCGCCACCCGTGAGGGGCTGCGGGAGCTGGACGCGCTGATCGCGCCGGTCGCCGGGCGGGTGATGTCCGGCTCGGTGCTGCGCTTCGCTCCCGGATTCGTCGGTTACCGCGTCGACCCCGCGCGGGTGCTGGCGGTCCGGGCGACGGTCCGGCACGACGTGGGGATCTGGGCCACCGGCTACAACCCCTGGCAGGACGATCCGGCGGAGGGAGGCGGCACGATGGTGACGATGGGCATCCACGGGGTGGAGCTGCTCGTCGCCCTGCTCGGTCCCGACGTGCGGCTCGTCGGCGCGGCGGGTGCGACCCGTCACTACGGTCCGCTCCGCTCGGAGGACACCGGTGTCATGGCGCTGCAGTGGGGTAACGGCATTCCCGGCACCGTCGAGATCCTCGGGGTCTCCGAGGAGGAGTCCTACACGGTGACCGTCCACACCCGCGACGCCGCCGAGACGGTCGTGCTCCGGGGCGGGGACGACGTGCTCCGCGCACTGGGCTACGAGGGCACGATCGAGGCGTTCCTCGCCATGGTCGGCGGAGCGCCCAGCCCCGTTCCGTGGGAGCAGACCCGCGCCATCCTCGACGTGCTGATCTCGGCGCGGGAGACCGCCTCACCGAGCTGA
- a CDS encoding DUF402 domain-containing protein, which yields MSHEMVNVIYRKYDGSLHWNHRARLLGEDEHGVWTGCPAGTTGSKGTEPPITWQHAFVLLLPRDAWWTANFNAAPNKTEIYCDIATVPQWSDGQVTMVDLDLDVIRMRDGRIILDDEDEFAEHQVRYAYPPDVIENARTTADRLMKAVTAGSAPFGAAPHWLSQVT from the coding sequence ATGTCGCATGAAATGGTGAATGTGATCTATCGGAAATACGACGGCTCGCTGCACTGGAACCACCGGGCCCGACTGCTCGGCGAGGACGAGCACGGCGTCTGGACGGGCTGCCCCGCGGGGACCACCGGCAGCAAGGGCACCGAACCCCCGATCACCTGGCAGCACGCGTTCGTGCTGCTCCTCCCCCGCGACGCCTGGTGGACGGCCAACTTCAACGCCGCACCGAACAAGACCGAGATCTACTGCGACATCGCGACGGTGCCCCAGTGGAGCGACGGCCAGGTGACCATGGTCGACCTCGACCTCGACGTGATCCGCATGCGGGACGGCCGGATCATCCTGGACGACGAGGACGAGTTCGCCGAGCACCAGGTCCGCTACGCCTATCCCCCCGACGTCATCGAGAACGCCCGCACCACGGCCGACCGGCTCATGAAGGCCGTCACCGCGGGTTCCGCCCCCTTCGGAGCCGCCCCCCACTGGCTCTCCCAGGTGACCTGA
- a CDS encoding dihydrodipicolinate synthase family protein, producing MHIDSRAALLRDRLRGMLVAAAATPMTAAGEVDLDLADAYLRGLVADGADALAVLAHTGRGPFLTPEVRAGLIGRAVATGVPVVVGVGGSPGTAGAGGPSGAEGAGGSPAADPGTAAGADAALARMVAEARTAADLGADAVLVFPADDPVAAHDAIWRSTGLPMIAFDLYVRPYPADVLRRVVGHPGVAGLKTALLSDAMGCQEAIALTRAAGRLAITGEDRMFGPSLLWGAEAALVGIAAARVEVTAEVLRAFTGSDLRRFEWASARLDRLAAATFTEPMEGYVQRMLWLAAAEGRIPDSHAHDPYGPGLAEDRELLVAGERHVRSRTEEAGDLSAGLLGEGRLPATGRTGSSATSP from the coding sequence ATGCACATCGATTCACGGGCGGCCCTGCTGCGCGACCGGCTGCGCGGCATGCTGGTCGCGGCGGCGGCCACCCCCATGACCGCCGCGGGCGAGGTGGACCTCGACCTCGCCGACGCCTACCTGAGAGGCCTCGTAGCCGACGGGGCCGACGCCCTGGCCGTGCTCGCACACACCGGGCGCGGACCCTTCCTCACACCGGAGGTCCGTGCGGGCCTGATCGGCCGTGCCGTCGCCACCGGCGTGCCGGTGGTCGTGGGAGTCGGTGGATCCCCTGGTACGGCGGGCGCCGGAGGACCGTCCGGCGCGGAGGGCGCCGGCGGCTCTCCGGCCGCGGATCCGGGTACGGCGGCCGGTGCCGACGCGGCCCTCGCCCGGATGGTGGCCGAGGCGCGGACGGCGGCCGACCTCGGTGCGGACGCCGTCCTGGTGTTCCCCGCCGACGATCCGGTGGCCGCCCACGACGCGATCTGGCGTTCGACCGGCCTGCCGATGATCGCCTTCGACCTCTACGTCAGGCCCTACCCGGCCGACGTGCTGCGCCGGGTGGTCGGCCACCCCGGGGTCGCGGGGCTGAAGACGGCGCTGCTGTCGGACGCCATGGGCTGCCAGGAGGCGATCGCCCTGACCCGTGCGGCGGGCAGGCTCGCCATCACTGGCGAGGACCGGATGTTCGGCCCGTCGCTGCTGTGGGGGGCCGAAGCCGCACTGGTGGGCATCGCGGCGGCCCGCGTCGAGGTGACGGCGGAGGTGCTCCGCGCCTTCACCGGTTCCGACCTGCGCCGGTTCGAGTGGGCGTCGGCGCGGCTCGACCGGCTCGCGGCGGCGACCTTCACCGAGCCGATGGAGGGGTATGTCCAGCGCATGCTCTGGCTGGCCGCCGCCGAGGGGCGCATCCCGGACAGCCACGCCCACGACCCGTACGGCCCCGGCCTGGCGGAAGACCGGGAGCTCCTGGTGGCCGGTGAGCGTCACGTCCGCTCGCGCACCGAGGAGGCCGGCGACCTCTCCGCCGGCCTCCTCGGCGAGGGCAGGCTGCCGGCGACCGGGCGGACGGGGTCGTCCGCGACGTCACCGTGA
- a CDS encoding amidohydrolase family protein yields MILDAHGHVGAWPDFLIPDPSAAGLAAMMDRLGIAAMGVSDLLGVGPDAVAGNRRAFEAAAAHPGRFGVWQVYNPHHRTPLTDRPEAWGVKLHPDVHQCRLDDPRYEPVFALGLPVLAHSQTDSPWGDPAQFATVAARHPDVPLLMGHTGLWSYGFTRAARLVADHPSVLLEVCGSKITGRWISRLAALAGPERVVYGSDACFLDLRAGLGRVALAPLAEADRDLILGGNLARVLGDRLTLPSSPSPRAGISPLEGNG; encoded by the coding sequence GTGATCCTCGACGCCCACGGACACGTCGGCGCCTGGCCCGACTTCCTCATCCCCGACCCCTCGGCCGCGGGGCTGGCCGCGATGATGGACCGGCTCGGCATCGCCGCGATGGGCGTCAGCGACCTGCTCGGTGTCGGGCCGGACGCGGTGGCGGGCAACCGCCGCGCCTTCGAGGCGGCGGCGGCGCATCCCGGCAGGTTCGGAGTCTGGCAGGTCTACAACCCGCACCACCGCACGCCGCTGACCGATCGGCCGGAGGCCTGGGGCGTCAAGCTCCACCCCGACGTGCACCAGTGCCGCCTTGACGACCCGCGCTACGAGCCGGTCTTCGCCCTCGGACTGCCGGTTCTCGCGCACAGCCAGACCGACTCGCCCTGGGGCGATCCCGCGCAGTTCGCCACGGTGGCGGCGCGCCACCCGGACGTGCCGCTGCTGATGGGCCACACCGGCCTGTGGTCGTACGGCTTCACCCGCGCGGCCCGGCTGGTGGCCGACCACCCGTCGGTGCTGCTGGAGGTCTGCGGATCGAAGATCACCGGTCGCTGGATCTCCCGCCTGGCCGCGCTCGCCGGACCCGAGCGGGTGGTCTACGGCTCCGACGCCTGCTTCCTGGACCTGCGTGCCGGGCTCGGCCGGGTCGCCCTGGCGCCGCTCGCCGAGGCCGATCGCGACCTGATCCTGGGCGGTAACCTCGCTCGCGTCCTGGGCGACCGCCTGACCCTCCCGTCCTCCCCGTCACCGAGGGCCGGGATCTCCCCGCTGGAAGGAAACGGATGA
- a CDS encoding enoyl-CoA hydratase-related protein, producing MLDLVLSSVDRGVLTLTFNRPDRLNAWTDAMGRRYFDLLAEAEKDPGVRVIVVTGAGRGFCAGADFQTLDAIRDGSYEREPDRRPPTFPTTIGKPVLAAVNGACAGLGMVHALVCDLVFTADEAKWTTAFARRGLIAEYGLSWILPRLAGQVRAMDLLLSGRTFTGAEAYELGLVNRSVPGEHLLAEVRAYARELVAHSSPASMAVIKRQVWGDGSRTMEAAETAAVRLMAESFGRPDFAEGVASFVERRAPDFPPL from the coding sequence ATGCTGGATCTGGTGCTGTCGTCTGTCGACCGGGGCGTGCTGACGCTGACGTTCAACCGCCCGGACCGGCTCAACGCGTGGACCGACGCGATGGGGCGGCGCTACTTCGACCTGCTGGCCGAGGCCGAGAAGGACCCCGGGGTCCGGGTGATCGTGGTGACCGGAGCGGGGCGGGGCTTCTGTGCCGGCGCCGACTTCCAGACCCTCGACGCCATCCGGGACGGTTCCTACGAGAGAGAGCCGGACAGGCGGCCCCCCACCTTCCCGACCACGATCGGCAAGCCGGTCCTCGCGGCCGTCAACGGCGCCTGCGCCGGGCTCGGCATGGTCCACGCCCTGGTCTGCGACCTGGTCTTCACCGCCGACGAGGCCAAGTGGACCACCGCCTTCGCCCGCCGCGGCCTGATCGCCGAATACGGTCTGTCGTGGATCCTGCCCCGGCTCGCCGGTCAGGTGCGGGCCATGGACCTGTTGCTGTCCGGCCGCACGTTCACCGGTGCGGAGGCCTACGAGCTCGGCCTGGTCAACCGGTCGGTGCCCGGCGAGCACCTGCTGGCGGAGGTCCGGGCGTACGCCCGCGAGCTGGTCGCGCACAGCTCCCCGGCGTCGATGGCCGTGATCAAGCGTCAGGTCTGGGGCGACGGGAGCCGGACCATGGAGGCGGCGGAGACCGCCGCCGTGCGCCTGATGGCCGAGTCGTTCGGCCGCCCGGACTTCGCCGAGGGGGTGGCCAGCTTCGTCGAACGCCGCGCCCCCGACTTTCCGCCGCTGTAG
- a CDS encoding glutathione S-transferase C-terminal domain-containing protein, with product MSEITLTYAGPVDFDTYGRYRPGGRPGPRYPFQGRITVDGTGEFPAEPGRYHLYVAAVCPYAQRAAIVRSLKGLQDVVSLSYVDDERDGRGWAFRERRGADPVNGFATLREAYEATEPGFDGHVSVPTLWDRTSGRIVSNNFPDITIDLGTRFGGDPDVDLYPEELRPEIDALNVRIYEYANTAAGRIASATTEAEYGAARRAVISFLEELDARLADRRFLFGSGITEADVRLWPTLLRFDLSDNPAAGISERPLTAFPNLWAYARDLYRHPAFRENTDFTAITAPAAAETASWRIRVAPLHADWDEPHRRAAV from the coding sequence ATGTCCGAGATCACACTTACCTATGCCGGTCCCGTGGACTTCGACACCTACGGCCGTTACCGGCCGGGTGGCCGGCCCGGCCCGCGCTACCCCTTCCAGGGGCGGATCACCGTGGACGGCACCGGCGAGTTCCCCGCCGAACCCGGGCGCTACCACCTCTACGTCGCGGCGGTCTGTCCCTACGCGCAGCGCGCGGCGATCGTGCGATCCCTCAAAGGGCTGCAGGACGTGGTCTCGCTGTCCTATGTGGACGACGAGCGCGACGGTCGCGGCTGGGCGTTCCGGGAGCGGCGCGGAGCCGACCCGGTGAACGGGTTCGCCACGCTCCGCGAGGCCTACGAGGCGACCGAGCCGGGGTTCGACGGGCATGTCTCGGTGCCGACGCTCTGGGACAGGACGTCCGGACGGATCGTCAGCAACAACTTCCCCGACATCACGATCGACCTGGGCACCCGGTTCGGCGGTGACCCGGACGTCGACCTCTACCCCGAAGAGCTCCGCCCGGAGATCGACGCGCTCAACGTCAGGATCTACGAATACGCCAACACGGCGGCGGGCCGCATCGCCTCGGCCACCACCGAGGCGGAGTACGGCGCGGCGCGACGGGCGGTGATCTCCTTCCTGGAGGAGCTCGACGCCCGGCTCGCCGACCGCAGGTTCCTGTTCGGCTCGGGGATCACCGAGGCGGACGTGCGGCTCTGGCCGACGCTGCTCCGCTTCGACCTGAGCGACAATCCGGCGGCCGGGATCAGCGAGCGCCCGCTGACCGCCTTCCCCAACCTCTGGGCCTACGCCAGGGACCTCTACCGGCACCCCGCCTTCCGCGAGAACACCGACTTCACCGCCATCACGGCCCCCGCCGCCGCGGAGACCGCCTCCTGGCGGATCCGGGTGGCCCCGCTCCACGCTGACTGGGACGAGCCGCACCGCAGAGCCGCCGTATGA
- a CDS encoding nitric oxide synthase oxygenase produces the protein MFLKTKEFVPVVQGIDIAAVADFFQLFYRENPAAGPMEARLREVQVEIYQTGTYTHTPEELAFGARVAWRNSSRCIGRLYWHSLQVRDRRWVNTAEGVAVECVNHLREAAPNRRIRPTITVFAPDRPGRPGPRIWNEQLIRYAGYAMDDGSVVGDPRYVDFTTMVRKLGWPGGPGTPFDVLPLLVSMGDGPPLMATVPGDAVLEVPLSHPSYPWFERLGLRWHAVPAISNMCLEIGGIHYRAAPFNGWYMGTEIGARNFADTDRYNLMPIVAHYLGLDTTNERSLWRDHAMVEINVAVLHSFDRAEVTITDHHTESQRFLTHLKREEKAGRVCPADWSWIVPPMSGSTTPVFHRYYDEADLSPNFAHHPDSLERGLGHGNVAGW, from the coding sequence ATGTTCTTGAAGACGAAGGAGTTCGTTCCGGTCGTGCAGGGAATCGACATTGCCGCGGTTGCGGACTTCTTCCAGTTGTTCTACCGGGAGAACCCGGCCGCGGGGCCGATGGAGGCTCGCCTGCGCGAGGTCCAGGTCGAGATCTACCAGACGGGAACCTACACCCACACCCCCGAGGAGCTCGCCTTCGGCGCCCGGGTGGCCTGGCGCAACAGCTCCCGGTGCATCGGGCGGCTCTACTGGCACTCGCTGCAGGTGCGTGACCGGCGGTGGGTGAACACGGCCGAGGGTGTGGCCGTGGAGTGCGTGAACCACCTCAGGGAAGCGGCGCCCAACCGCAGGATCCGGCCGACGATCACGGTGTTCGCCCCGGACCGGCCGGGCAGGCCGGGGCCGAGGATCTGGAACGAACAGCTGATCCGCTACGCCGGATACGCGATGGACGACGGGTCCGTCGTCGGCGACCCCCGGTATGTGGACTTCACCACGATGGTGCGCAAGCTCGGCTGGCCCGGAGGGCCCGGCACGCCCTTCGACGTGCTGCCGCTGCTCGTCTCGATGGGCGACGGACCGCCGTTGATGGCCACGGTGCCCGGTGACGCCGTGCTGGAGGTGCCGCTCTCCCATCCGTCCTATCCGTGGTTCGAGAGGCTGGGGCTGCGCTGGCACGCCGTACCGGCCATCTCCAACATGTGCCTGGAGATCGGCGGGATCCACTACCGGGCGGCGCCGTTCAACGGCTGGTACATGGGCACCGAGATCGGCGCACGGAACTTCGCCGACACCGACCGCTACAACCTGATGCCGATCGTCGCCCACTACCTGGGCCTGGACACCACCAACGAACGCTCGCTCTGGCGCGACCACGCCATGGTGGAGATCAATGTGGCGGTGCTGCACTCCTTCGACCGGGCGGAGGTGACGATAACCGACCACCACACCGAGTCACAGCGCTTCCTGACCCACTTGAAGCGCGAGGAGAAGGCCGGCCGGGTCTGCCCGGCCGACTGGAGCTGGATCGTGCCACCGATGTCGGGCTCCACCACACCGGTCTTCCACCGCTACTACGACGAGGCCGACCTCTCGCCGAACTTCGCCCACCACCCCGACTCGCTGGAGCGGGGACTCGGTCATGGGAACGTGGCGGGGTGGTGA
- a CDS encoding FAD/NAD(P)-binding protein, giving the protein MSAAIAVVGAGPTGTCLVERICANAADLLDWPSLDIHVIDPYPPGGGRVWRAEQPELLWMNSTAADVTLFTDESVQCRGPIRPGPSLAEWLGGDPGRFASRPVQNDYLSHVFQRAVTTAPRGVRVHVHATRALDLTDIPGGQAVTLENGRTLEVDAVILAQGNGDVIPTGQERELAGVAGRDGLLYLPTGYTADLDLDQVPAGKPVIVRGMGLASVDLMVLLTSGRGGRFVREYDGELVYLPSGREPLLQMGSRRGVPYHAKTGYPFRGARPPVPRFLTAAALGEGPWTFRRDVWPLVAKELGFAYYHELITAHPSRSRVSWAEFEEAYAAEEWRSAGMRALIRRAVPRYLDRLDFDRLDRPLERMRFGDSAGLRRWMNGYLGADLERRSDPAHSADHAMILGLLSVYGVLAELGVSDPWFHGFFSYLASGPPGPRLEELRALAAAGVVTFLGADLRVEHRDRSWWAHSPTVPGGVAARTLIEARLPAPSVSRATDPLISALRDRGEAGEDSGLLKVRPADRRVLDRSDAPHPRRFAFGPWVAGGRATGGFARPGLNAPLFRHADALARLVLSEAVTTQIRHVA; this is encoded by the coding sequence ATGAGCGCCGCCATCGCCGTCGTCGGCGCCGGACCGACGGGCACCTGCCTGGTGGAGCGGATCTGCGCCAACGCCGCCGACCTGCTCGACTGGCCGTCGCTGGACATCCACGTCATCGACCCCTACCCGCCGGGCGGCGGCCGGGTCTGGCGTGCCGAGCAGCCCGAACTGCTCTGGATGAACTCCACCGCGGCCGACGTGACGCTGTTCACCGACGAGTCGGTCCAGTGCCGGGGCCCGATCCGCCCCGGCCCCTCGCTGGCCGAGTGGCTCGGCGGCGACCCCGGCAGGTTCGCCTCCCGGCCGGTCCAGAACGACTACCTGTCGCACGTCTTCCAGCGTGCGGTCACCACCGCCCCCCGCGGCGTCCGCGTCCACGTCCACGCCACCCGCGCGCTGGACCTCACCGACATCCCCGGTGGGCAGGCGGTGACGCTGGAGAACGGCCGGACGCTCGAAGTGGACGCGGTGATCCTCGCCCAGGGGAACGGCGACGTGATCCCGACCGGGCAGGAGCGGGAGCTGGCGGGCGTGGCCGGTCGCGACGGGCTGCTCTACCTGCCCACCGGCTACACCGCCGACCTCGACCTGGATCAGGTGCCCGCCGGCAAACCGGTGATCGTGCGGGGCATGGGGCTGGCCTCCGTCGACCTGATGGTGCTGCTCACCTCGGGACGCGGCGGCCGCTTCGTCCGCGAGTACGACGGGGAACTGGTCTACCTGCCCAGCGGCCGGGAGCCGCTGCTGCAGATGGGGTCGCGCCGCGGCGTGCCGTACCACGCGAAGACCGGATACCCGTTCCGGGGCGCCCGCCCGCCGGTGCCGCGCTTCCTCACCGCGGCGGCGCTGGGCGAGGGGCCGTGGACCTTCCGCCGGGACGTGTGGCCGCTGGTCGCCAAGGAACTGGGGTTCGCGTACTACCACGAGCTCATCACCGCCCATCCGAGCCGGTCCCGGGTGAGCTGGGCGGAGTTCGAGGAGGCGTACGCGGCAGAGGAGTGGCGCAGCGCCGGGATGCGGGCACTGATCCGCAGGGCCGTACCCCGGTACCTGGACCGGCTGGACTTCGATCGGCTGGACCGCCCGCTGGAGCGCATGCGGTTCGGCGACTCGGCGGGACTGCGCAGATGGATGAACGGCTACCTGGGCGCCGACCTGGAACGGCGCTCCGACCCGGCGCACAGCGCCGACCACGCCATGATCCTCGGGCTGCTGTCCGTCTACGGCGTCCTCGCCGAGCTGGGTGTCTCCGACCCGTGGTTCCACGGCTTCTTCAGTTACCTCGCCAGCGGCCCGCCCGGTCCCCGGCTGGAGGAACTGCGGGCGCTCGCCGCGGCGGGCGTGGTCACCTTCCTCGGCGCCGACCTGAGGGTCGAGCACCGTGACCGGAGCTGGTGGGCCCACAGCCCCACCGTCCCCGGCGGGGTGGCGGCCAGGACCCTGATCGAGGCCCGGCTGCCCGCACCCAGCGTGAGCCGGGCCACCGATCCGCTGATCTCCGCACTCCGTGACCGGGGCGAGGCCGGCGAGGACTCCGGGCTGCTGAAGGTCCGGCCCGCCGACCGGCGTGTGCTGGACCGGTCTGACGCCCCCCACCCCCGCAGATTCGCCTTCGGCCCATGGGTCGCCGGTGGCCGGGCCACCGGCGGATTCGCCCGGCCCGGGCTCAACGCCCCGCTTTTCCGGCACGCCGACGCGCTCGCCCGACTCGTGCTGTCCGAGGCCGTCACCACCCAGATCAGACATGTCGCCTGA